The DNA segment CAGCCACAGGCGGGTCTGGCCGGCATTGCGCGCCAGCTCGGCGAGCAGCGCCAGGCTACCGCGATCCGGTGAGCGGCGTGGATCACAGGCAATCAGCAAGCGTGCCGGTGGCGTACCGGTCAGTTGCTCCAGCAGGCGATGGCGGGATTCGCGGCTGTCGAGAATGCCTGCGTCGAGTACGTGCGGTGCGTGCCGGGGCGGCCAGTCGTGCTGGTTGTCCAGTTCGAGGGCGACCAGCACCGCGCCGTCGCTACTGAGTGCAGCATCAGGTGTGCCCACCTCATGCAGCCGCTCGGGGGCTGCATCGTTGATGCCGAGCCGCTCGCTGCTTGGCATCAGTCGTTCGCGCAGCGGTTGCCAGGCCGGATCGTCGAGGTCCAGAGCCAGCGCGTCACGACCGCGCCGCCAGCGCCACAGGCACAGCAGGGTCAACAGCAGGCGTGGCAGGATGCCGTAGATCAGCAACACCCCGATCAGCCAGGCCGCCCAGGTTTGCCTGGCCTGTTCCAGCCCGTTGATGCTGTTGCCACTGGCGCGGATGGTCTCGGCATCCGGTACGCTGAAGCCGAGCAGGGCTGGCAGGCGGCCCAGCGCCTGGGTGAGGCTGACGAAGGTGTCGCTGCCCAGAATGGTGGTTTCCCAGACAAAACCGTAACGCCGGGTGGCGAGCATTGCCAGCAGAGTGATCAACGCACTCAACAGCGCCACCAGCCACAGCGCATTGCTTAACAAACCCAGCACCCAGCGCTCCAGGCGCTGGCGTTGCAGCATCACCAGCAAGGCGGGCGCCAGTTGCACGGCTTGCGCATCGCGGGCCAGCCGGTTGCTCAGCCACAGCCACAATTGGCCCAGGCCGGCGCCGGTGTGCCGGCTCAGCAGCATGCCCAGCGCCCAGCCCAGCAACAGTAGCAGGTTGAGCCCCAGCAAGCTGCCCAGTGCCCGGAACACGTTGATCGAGCCGGGTGTATCCCCGAGCGCGGCGAACGCCAGCCCGGCGCCGCTGATGACCGCGACCAGCAGCAACGCCAGTAATGCCAGGCGGGCGCCCTGCTTCCAGC comes from the Pseudomonas sp. StFLB209 genome and includes:
- a CDS encoding DUF2868 domain-containing protein, with the protein product MTAPTPLDTLWLTEAVRLREAQAGLLDDQQANRQARSVGGDLQARIQQRALWLAERDGMTAALRRWKQGARLALLALLLVAVISGAGLAFAALGDTPGSINVFRALGSLLGLNLLLLLGWALGMLLSRHTGAGLGQLWLWLSNRLARDAQAVQLAPALLVMLQRQRLERWVLGLLSNALWLVALLSALITLLAMLATRRYGFVWETTILGSDTFVSLTQALGRLPALLGFSVPDAETIRASGNSINGLEQARQTWAAWLIGVLLIYGILPRLLLTLLCLWRWRRGRDALALDLDDPAWQPLRERLMPSSERLGINDAAPERLHEVGTPDAALSSDGAVLVALELDNQHDWPPRHAPHVLDAGILDSRESRHRLLEQLTGTPPARLLIACDPRRSPDRGSLALLAELARNAGQTRLWLLPAPAGQSLDPERLGDWHEALNALQLPYTEQPAMTWLESGHD